The Triplophysa dalaica isolate WHDGS20190420 chromosome 20, ASM1584641v1, whole genome shotgun sequence genome segment gcgcctgGGGAGCAAGGTGCCTTGATCAAGCGCAACTCGGTCGATACCATTCGGGcctgagaatcgaaccggcaaccttctggtcatgagTCCGACTCGCCTTTGACTACAATGGTTATTTATTTCCCTATATGCAACtcaaaagtgacccagaactaCTTGGTTTCAAACATTCTTGTAAATATCATTATTTGTGGTcagcagaacaaacacatttacacagcaTGAAAACAAtttaagggtgaataaattctgaaagagttttcattttaattgaactATCCCCTAAATCTACTAATTCTATGCAGAACTAATTAGAATACAaacacaactgttttttttaggtGATTTTTAACAGCaatattgacaaaaaaagaattttgacgaatttattttaaaaagccaaCACTATGGTTCATCTTGAGGTTATGTTTTGTGACTGCAGCGACATCAAACGGAATTGTTCTGTCTGCAGCCCACATCATTCTCTCGCGCGCATCTTTCCGACCAATCAACAGCCGTTATAGTTAGCACGTGCAACAGAAAAAGCAGGCTCGTGCAGTCATGACTGAACTAACCTGCGGTGGAAAGGAAATTGGTCCGTTTCTTTATCGAATACCTGTTATCCAAACATTCTCCGCCTTATGCCAAAGTTTGCTATAATTATGAATATGTTGTCATGGCTTTAATTGATGCCCTGCAAATTAAATTGCCCCAACATATGTGTTGATGAAAACATGAATTCCTCTGAAACATGTTAGCCAGGTGGCAAAAAGTTCATAGGAAATGCTGCTGGCAAAAAAAGAAGCGTCAGGCTGCGCGGTTTCTATTGTCACGCAGCCTTTCACAAAATCAATAATGTCTTACGAATATAACAGAGATGACAACGTCCAAATCGTAAGTTACTCTACTTTCTACAAGTGGTGCTTTTCTGAGCCTAAAGGGGGCAGCAGTGTATGAATAACACGTCGAGATCAACGTACCAACGAACAAGGTCGAGCGCGTCATTTCCTATTTACGTTTATTTTCCCGCGCTGTGAGCAGGTTCAGCGGGAGAAGTGAGCTGTCATTGAAAATCTCTGATCGATTTAAACATGCCGATTTCGGATTATGATTCAGCCTGTTTGCCTGACTTGTTACCGCTTTATTATAGGCGATTATTTCCATTTCCACAGTACTATCGCTGGTTAAGTTATGGTGGtggtaagtaaataaataaactaatctCATGTTAACCGTGTCGCTGTCTGCATAACGTTATATAAACAGTGATTCACTGATGCTTCAAATGAATTCTTCTGTGTGTTTGGAGTGCAAAATATGAGTATACATTTTGAGTTTGATCAGTACTTTGgcaatgtattttaataaataaatcaactaAGAAAAACTTGCTTTATCACTGAGGATTTCTAACCTCATTCTCTGCATTTTGACTGTTGCAGTGTTCAAAAACTATTTCCAGAATCGTGAATTTTCCTTTACGCTAAAGGATGACATTTATGTGAGATATCAGTCAttcagcactcagaatgagctggaGAAAGAGATGCTGAAAATGGTGCCATACAAGATTGACATTGGAGCAGTTTACAGCCACCGGGTGATGAATCTGATTAACAAAATTTCTGTTATTGACTTCTATATATTTATCATGCACACTgttggatggatgaatggatcATTTTTATTGGCAAAATTTATGTAACATATTTACAGtgaataacatgttttatttcatattatagAGAATATTATAATACAAGATACcgcaaatgtacagtataaagtaTGTActtaagtgatttttttctacagttatatataacaaataatgaaattaaattcCAATATTTTGCTTTGTTCCATTTGCTATGTGATCTGATGCTCTTGCCTCATTTGTGTAATAAAGTGGATTTATCAACAGACAGTATGTGTTATGAAGTAATAATAACTGTCTGGTTCTATAACAGCCCAGTCAACATAACGCAGTGAAGTCTGGAACTTTCCAGGCCCTGGAGAAAGAGCTGGTGTTTGACATTGACATGACAGATTATGATGATGTCAGAAGTTGCTGCAGGTATACAGATTCACATACTTTCGCATTCCTTTCTGGTTATGAATATGCACCTATAAGTACTTcttgatgtgtttattttttcagtgcTGCTGATATCTGCTTAAAATGTTGGACTCTAATGACCATCGCAATACGGATACTGGACCGGGCACTTCGAGGTGGGAAGAACAGATCATAATCAAAAATTTGAGGAAGGTGCAACATCATGACAaatagaaatatgttttttaatccaTGCTCTACTGTATGTGCACTTCAGAGGACTTTGGGTTCCATCATCTTATGTGGGTATACTCTGGTAGAAGAGGAGTGCATTGCTGGGTTTGTGATGATGCTGCTAGGAAGCTCTCTGTGGCTGCGCGGTCAGCTGTGGCAGAATATCTCAGTTTAGTCAAGGTAAATATCATATAACTGAATATTGTTTTTGAGTCGTCTCTCTTTCCTAAAGGTCAGCTCTTTATGTTGTCTTTTAATGATTGTGTCTCTTAACACAGGGCAGTGAGGAGACTGTAAGAAAAGTTATACTATCGGATCCAATCCATCCTTTCGTTAGGTAAAACATCCATTAaagtaatatattattattaaccaTGCTGATATCTTAGTGAATGTGATCAAtgtcaaaaataacaatttgaaAATCAGTGAATAAATCTGAATAATTcaatgtaatataatacaaaaataatagtGTACACGTTAATGAAGGTCATAGCAATTATTGTAACGTCTATAACATCGTATAGGATCGATGATATagtatagacagtttcatcggaGACACGCACCTGGCTCAAAGTTAACTTTGGTTTGTTTGTCGGTCAGTCTGCCTAGtagctaataatataactattttatttttattaacttatattaatattatattgttgtttagttaaataaacaatttgttgaacgGGTCAAcaaagtttagccaagtaacggttcttctgctggtaacccaaaataatactagCTAGACATACTTTAAATTTGCTAGTTAATGTAAattactattatttattttgcttgtcagaaataagtttgttttaggccacaaaagtgtgcatgcgcagaaatgttttattatgttattgctttgaaactgtctaGTATCACTTGCCTAGGGTAGAATGttctgtaaattgctttggatagaaACATCTGACAAATGCTTAAAGATTTACaatcttttcctctctctctcagtcaaTCTCTAGCTGTGGTTGAACGCTATTTCCCACAGTACGCCATTGTGGGACAGGACATACTGAGCAGTAAGGAGAGCGTAGACAAAGTGCTCGGTCTTCTACCTGAAGATATCCTTCCATTCTCGCTAAATATATGTTTAGGAGTTATGAACGTGTCTCGAATGCACATTGCGCTTGGTAACATTATGACAAATACCGTTATAAAGATGTGATCAGTGTTTTTCATCATACATAAATCCcagctttattttttctttaagtttAACTGCACATATCAGAAAGGAGTTGGTGGATTTTTATCAGATTGAAAAGAATCCAATGAAGCGGTGGGACAGACTCTGCGCTCTGGTTGAACATAGAAAGGTAAATGCGAACAAAAACATTGATACATTTTCAGTGACAGAGAAAAATGTTCAGTTTCCCAGGATAATTCCAGTTTGTTTGTCTGTGCATGTGAAGTCGAGCAGTAAGAAGGGTGGTCAGTACTTTGATAAAGAGATCATGCTGCAGTATTGTTACCCACGCCTAGACGTGAATGTCAGTAAAGGAGTCAACCACTTGCTGAAAAGCCCCTTCAGTGTACACCCTAAGACAGGTGAGACCCTCGAGACTGAAAAGCTGAGAACAGCACCTTTTTGCATCTTTGCACAGTATTCTTAACATTTTACATGTTAAAATCCTGTTCCCATCAAGGACTATAACTATAGTGTATGGTTTAGAAGAAAAGTTACACAACAACCATAAATGTGTAGAGGAACGATTGTTGTTTCAAGTTGGCTTGTAACACAAAGTCACTCAATGTCTTCAAAACTGTCCTTAGGTCGAATCTCTGTACCAATAGATCTTAAAGAACTGGACACATTTGATCCATTTGAGGTACCTACGATAAGGTAAATGCTGAATTTATCTGTGTCcatgtttgttttatctttCCGTATATAACTAATAGTCATGACAATTGCTTTTACATGATTACTGAAGGACTACTTTGTCTCTTTGTAGTCTTATCTGTGAGGAGCTGGAGAGACCCAGAACAGATGAGGCAGAGGAGGATGAAATGAAGGACAATGAGCAAGATGCTGGAGAGCGCCGCAGAATCAGAGGTGAGCAAACTGACTGACTGAGAAAACACCATCCATGAGCAAACAATTCTCAGCAcctcatcactgttatgctgacgacacccagatttACATCTCATTTCGCCGAGACAATAGCACTTTAACAGcttgcattacagcctgcctaaAAGACACCTCAGCTTGGGAGAAAGAgtatcacctccagctgaaccctacACACAACCCTGCTGTAGgggatttacagtaaaagaccCGTAGACCAGTTATGATAAAAGAAGACTCAGAGTCACAAATAATATTAATTGAATAAAatttaatgaagaaaaatagTTTGTTGTTTTGCCATCTTAAGTCAGCTTCAGCCCTCTCAAGGAGTTCCACAGGCTGACCTGCCTTGCATCcaaattactgtaatatttaagaTAACGGAGTCAACTAactaaacaagaaaacaaagctCTTAAACAATTCTTGAGTCATGAGACAGGACACATAGTCCTATAGATTATCAAAGATGGCATGTACTTGCTGTATCAGAAAAGGTTTGATGTTAATCGTGGTTTAACCATCAATGAACACCCCACGGTGCAGCatgatctcaccatccaacttggcaataccacaatcccTCCCTCCAAAACAGCCTGGAACCTCAGAGtaatatttgatgaacagcacAAGTCACTGGATCTGCAtaggcatactttcacaccctcctacaccccatcaagaaccctgccAGGGGAATAAATCGTTTTCctgctcattctccttcacaactacttcctggtggaacattcttcctaactcagtccgttcaaccacatctctcacaaaataaaaaaaatacttaaaacacatctgttctGTGAATACTTGTGAGAAAAAAACGAACCTCTTTCactcaacaggtattggtctggcttttgttgtaactagtaactttgtattagcacctattgtattatttctcctgtatgacatatcgcttattgctccctgaaatctcaaagtcgctttggataaaagcatctgctaaatgaccaGATGTAAATTAAACTATTCTAGATTCACTCTGTAGTCTGCATGAAGTTACTGAATCCTGGCatgttttgtaattatttgtaaatgtgatttttattcatttgcattcaGACTATAAGCGCACCAGCCTGTCCAAGTATGTGAAGGTCTTTGATCGATTTTTGGAAGTATTGGCTCGATCTCGTAAAGGAGAGATGCTGAAGAAGAGTGGTGAGTTTATGAAAGTGTCTCTCAGCTTCAATTGGCTTGAATTACTTTAGGATACCCTTTGTTATTCACTTCAGGTCTACACAAGTTGAATGATGGAGATATTAGTTGGTGACTTaagtaatatataaaatgtGACTTTTACAGATCTTCAGAAGGAGTTCTAGGacataacaacacaaaaacCTGGAGAACACATTTAAACCCTCTTCTTCAGAAAATATGg includes the following:
- the prim1 gene encoding DNA primase small subunit; this translates as MPISDYDSACLPDLLPLYYRRLFPFPQYYRWLSYGGVFKNYFQNREFSFTLKDDIYVRYQSFSTQNELEKEMLKMVPYKIDIGAVYSHRPSQHNAVKSGTFQALEKELVFDIDMTDYDDVRSCCSAADICLKCWTLMTIAIRILDRALREDFGFHHLMWVYSGRRGVHCWVCDDAARKLSVAARSAVAEYLSLVKGSEETVRKVILSDPIHPFVSQSLAVVERYFPQYAIVGQDILSSKESVDKVLGLLPEDIRKELVDFYQIEKNPMKRWDRLCALVEHRKSSSKKGGQYFDKEIMLQYCYPRLDVNVSKGVNHLLKSPFSVHPKTGRISVPIDLKELDTFDPFEVPTISLICEELERPRTDEAEEDEMKDNEQDAGERRRIRDYKRTSLSKYVKVFDRFLEVLARSRKGEMLKKSDLQKEF